Part of the Bacillus andreraoultii genome is shown below.
TTTGAAGAAGGCGACACAGTGAATGTGGGCGATACAATAGCCATTGTTGAGGAAGGGGCAAGTGCAGCGGCTCATCCAGCAGAAAGTGCACCAGCTCAACCAGCGAAAGAAGCAGCACCACAAGCTAAAGCAGAGCAAGAAGCAGCACCGGCTGTAGAAACACCAAGTGCACCTGCTGCAAATGTAATTGCATCCCCAGCGGCTCGTAGATTAGCTCGGGAAAAAGGCATTGATTTAAGTCAAGTACCAACAGTTGATCCATTAGGAAGAGTGAATAAACAAGATGTAGTGAATGCTGCAAATGCTCCGAAACAAGCAGCACCACAACAACAAGCTGCAGCACCAAAATCAGCAGCACCAGCGCCACAGGACGATCGCGTTGTCGTTGAAAAAATGACAAGAAGACGTCAAACAATCGCGAAAAATTTGAAAAATGTCCAAAACACAGCAGCCATTTTAACAACTTTTAATGAAGTGGACCTTTCTGCAGTGATGGAATTAAGAAAGAAACGGAAAGATGCATTCTTAAAAGAACATGATGTTAAACTAGGATTCATGTCTTTCTTTACAAAGGCAGTCGTTGCCGCATTGAAACAAATTCCATACTTGAATGCTGAAATTCGCGACAATGAAATTCTTGTGAAGAAATATTACAATATCGGAGTCGCTGTATCAACGGATTCTGGTTTAGTTGTACCTGTTGTTCGTGATGCTGATCGGAAGAACTTTGCTGAAATTGAAAGAGAAATTGCTGAGTTAGCGAAAAAAGCACGGGATTCAAAACTAACTTTAGCAGATATGCAAGACGGTACATTTACGATTACGAATGGTGGAACGTTCGGATCATTACTATCAACACCAATCTTAAATGCACCACAAGTTGGTATATTAGGAATGCACTCAATTAAATATCGTCCAATTGCTGTCGAAAATAATACGAAAATTGAGATTCGCCCGATGATGTATATTGCCCTATCCTATGATCACCGTATCGTCGATGGAAAAGAAGCTGTCACATTCTTAGTAAAAATTAAAGAAATGTTAGAGGATCCAGAAAGATTATTATTAGAATCTTAATCTTCTTGAGAAAAGCCAAATCTCGTAAATGGGGTTTGGCTTTTTTAAATGCGATTATCTCACACTAGACGATTGTTTAACGGAGCTTTTAATCAAAATGGTCGCCTATAGCACTTCTAGACGCCCATTTAACGGAAATTTTAATCAAAATGGTCATCTATAGCACTTCTAGATGACTGTTTAACCAAGTTCTTTATGATCTATACGATAAAGTGTATAAGAAAGATTTTGATAACATTATCTCACAAAGGTTTTTTTCTACGAACTACGGCTCTCGTTTC
Proteins encoded:
- the odhB gene encoding 2-oxoglutarate dehydrogenase complex dihydrolipoyllysine-residue succinyltransferase encodes the protein MAEVKVPELAESITEGTISNWLKQPGDQVAKGEAILELETDKVNVDIISDYDGVLKETLFEEGDTVNVGDTIAIVEEGASAAAHPAESAPAQPAKEAAPQAKAEQEAAPAVETPSAPAANVIASPAARRLAREKGIDLSQVPTVDPLGRVNKQDVVNAANAPKQAAPQQQAAAPKSAAPAPQDDRVVVEKMTRRRQTIAKNLKNVQNTAAILTTFNEVDLSAVMELRKKRKDAFLKEHDVKLGFMSFFTKAVVAALKQIPYLNAEIRDNEILVKKYYNIGVAVSTDSGLVVPVVRDADRKNFAEIEREIAELAKKARDSKLTLADMQDGTFTITNGGTFGSLLSTPILNAPQVGILGMHSIKYRPIAVENNTKIEIRPMMYIALSYDHRIVDGKEAVTFLVKIKEMLEDPERLLLES